In the Arachis ipaensis cultivar K30076 chromosome B10, Araip1.1, whole genome shotgun sequence genome, one interval contains:
- the LOC107623857 gene encoding protein RAE1 isoform X2 encodes MSNFLTSTNHNPNKSIEVNQPPTDSVSSLSFSPKANFLVATSWDNQVRCWEVARNGVNVGTVPKASISHDHPVLCSTWKDDGTTVFSGGCDKQVKMWPLLSGGQPMTVAMHDAPIKEIAWIPEMSLLVTGSWDKTLRYWDTRQPNPVHTQQLPERCYAMTVRHPLMVVGTADRNLIVYNLQNPQVEFKRIVSPLKYQTRCLAAFPDQQGFLVGSIEGRVGVHHLDDGQQGKNFTFKCHREGNEIYSVNSLNFHPIHHTFATAGSDGAFNFWDKDSKQRLKVCYDWSKGAENCNPATAKTYIFLHLPQESEVKGKPRIGTTGRK; translated from the exons ATGTCGAATTTCTTGACAAGCACGAATCATAACCCTAACAAGTCCATTGAG GTGAATCAACCTCCAACTGATTCAGTCTCAAGTCTCAGTTTCAGTCCCAAAGCTAATTTCCTCGTTGCCACTTCCTGGGACAACCAG GTTCGGTGTTGGGAGGTAGCAAGGAATGGGGTGAATGTTGGTACTGTCCCCAAGGCATCTATATCTCATGACCACCCG GTTTTGTGCTCGACTTGGAAAGATGATGGCACAACTGTCTTCTCTGGTGGCTGTGACAAGCAAGTAAAGATGTGGCCTTTGTTATCTGGTGGTCAACCAATGACTGTTGCGATGCATGATGCACCAATCAAAGAGATCGCTTGGATTCCGGAGATGAGCCTTTTAGTAACTGGAAGCTGGGACAAAACTCTGAG GTACTGGGATACAAGGCAACCAAATCCAGTGCACACCCAGCAACTCCCGGAGCGCTGCTATGCAATGACAGTGAGGCATCCTCTGATGGTTGTTGGCACAGCTGATAGAAATCTGATTGTATACAACTTGCAAAATCCTCAG GTTGAATTCAAGAGAATCGTTTCACCCTTAAAGTATCAAACAAGGTGCCTTGCAGCATTCCCTGATCAACAAGGTTTCTTG GTTGGATCAATTGAAGGAAGAGTTGGGGTGCATCATTTGGATGATGGTCAGCAGGGAAAAAACTTCACTTTCAAATGCCACAGAGAGGGAAATGAAATATACTCTGTCAACTCCTTAAATTTCCATCCG ATACACCACACATTTGCAACTGCTGGATCAGATGGTGCTTTCAATTTTTGGGACAAGGATAGTAAACAGAGGTTGAAG GTCTGCTATGACTGGAGTAAAGGGGCAGAAAATTGTAATCCTGCTACAGCAAAGACGTACATCTTCCTCCACTTGCCACAG GAGTCTGAGGTTAAGGGCAAACCACGCATTGGTACTACAGGAAGAAAATAA
- the LOC107623857 gene encoding protein RAE1 isoform X3 — protein MSNFLTSTNHNPNKSIEVNQPPTDSVSSLSFSPKANFLVATSWDNQVRCWEVARNGVNVGTVPKASISHDHPVLCSTWKDDGTTVFSGGCDKQVKMWPLLSGGQPMTVAMHDAPIKEIAWIPEMSLLVTGSWDKTLRYWDTRQPNPVHTQQLPERCYAMTVRHPLMVVGTADRNLIVYNLQNPQVEFKRIVSPLKYQTRCLAAFPDQQGFLVGSIEGRVGVHHLDDGQQGKNFTFKCHREGNEIYSVNSLNFHPVCYDWSKGAENCNPATAKTYIFLHLPQESEVKGKPRIGTTGRK, from the exons ATGTCGAATTTCTTGACAAGCACGAATCATAACCCTAACAAGTCCATTGAG GTGAATCAACCTCCAACTGATTCAGTCTCAAGTCTCAGTTTCAGTCCCAAAGCTAATTTCCTCGTTGCCACTTCCTGGGACAACCAG GTTCGGTGTTGGGAGGTAGCAAGGAATGGGGTGAATGTTGGTACTGTCCCCAAGGCATCTATATCTCATGACCACCCG GTTTTGTGCTCGACTTGGAAAGATGATGGCACAACTGTCTTCTCTGGTGGCTGTGACAAGCAAGTAAAGATGTGGCCTTTGTTATCTGGTGGTCAACCAATGACTGTTGCGATGCATGATGCACCAATCAAAGAGATCGCTTGGATTCCGGAGATGAGCCTTTTAGTAACTGGAAGCTGGGACAAAACTCTGAG GTACTGGGATACAAGGCAACCAAATCCAGTGCACACCCAGCAACTCCCGGAGCGCTGCTATGCAATGACAGTGAGGCATCCTCTGATGGTTGTTGGCACAGCTGATAGAAATCTGATTGTATACAACTTGCAAAATCCTCAG GTTGAATTCAAGAGAATCGTTTCACCCTTAAAGTATCAAACAAGGTGCCTTGCAGCATTCCCTGATCAACAAGGTTTCTTG GTTGGATCAATTGAAGGAAGAGTTGGGGTGCATCATTTGGATGATGGTCAGCAGGGAAAAAACTTCACTTTCAAATGCCACAGAGAGGGAAATGAAATATACTCTGTCAACTCCTTAAATTTCCATCCG GTCTGCTATGACTGGAGTAAAGGGGCAGAAAATTGTAATCCTGCTACAGCAAAGACGTACATCTTCCTCCACTTGCCACAG GAGTCTGAGGTTAAGGGCAAACCACGCATTGGTACTACAGGAAGAAAATAA
- the LOC107623857 gene encoding protein RAE1 isoform X1, whose product MSNFLTSTNHNPNKSIEVNQPPTDSVSSLSFSPKANFLVATSWDNQVRCWEVARNGVNVGTVPKASISHDHPVLCSTWKDDGTTVFSGGCDKQVKMWPLLSGGQPMTVAMHDAPIKEIAWIPEMSLLVTGSWDKTLRYWDTRQPNPVHTQQLPERCYAMTVRHPLMVVGTADRNLIVYNLQNPQVEFKRIVSPLKYQTRCLAAFPDQQGFLVGSIEGRVGVHHLDDGQQGKNFTFKCHREGNEIYSVNSLNFHPIHHTFATAGSDGAFNFWDKDSKQRLKAMLRCNQPIPCSTFNNDGSIFAYSVCYDWSKGAENCNPATAKTYIFLHLPQESEVKGKPRIGTTGRK is encoded by the exons ATGTCGAATTTCTTGACAAGCACGAATCATAACCCTAACAAGTCCATTGAG GTGAATCAACCTCCAACTGATTCAGTCTCAAGTCTCAGTTTCAGTCCCAAAGCTAATTTCCTCGTTGCCACTTCCTGGGACAACCAG GTTCGGTGTTGGGAGGTAGCAAGGAATGGGGTGAATGTTGGTACTGTCCCCAAGGCATCTATATCTCATGACCACCCG GTTTTGTGCTCGACTTGGAAAGATGATGGCACAACTGTCTTCTCTGGTGGCTGTGACAAGCAAGTAAAGATGTGGCCTTTGTTATCTGGTGGTCAACCAATGACTGTTGCGATGCATGATGCACCAATCAAAGAGATCGCTTGGATTCCGGAGATGAGCCTTTTAGTAACTGGAAGCTGGGACAAAACTCTGAG GTACTGGGATACAAGGCAACCAAATCCAGTGCACACCCAGCAACTCCCGGAGCGCTGCTATGCAATGACAGTGAGGCATCCTCTGATGGTTGTTGGCACAGCTGATAGAAATCTGATTGTATACAACTTGCAAAATCCTCAG GTTGAATTCAAGAGAATCGTTTCACCCTTAAAGTATCAAACAAGGTGCCTTGCAGCATTCCCTGATCAACAAGGTTTCTTG GTTGGATCAATTGAAGGAAGAGTTGGGGTGCATCATTTGGATGATGGTCAGCAGGGAAAAAACTTCACTTTCAAATGCCACAGAGAGGGAAATGAAATATACTCTGTCAACTCCTTAAATTTCCATCCG ATACACCACACATTTGCAACTGCTGGATCAGATGGTGCTTTCAATTTTTGGGACAAGGATAGTAAACAGAGGTTGAAG GCCATGTTAAGATGCAACCAACCTATTCCTTGCAGTACCTTCAATAATGATGGTTCAATATTTGCCTACTCG GTCTGCTATGACTGGAGTAAAGGGGCAGAAAATTGTAATCCTGCTACAGCAAAGACGTACATCTTCCTCCACTTGCCACAG GAGTCTGAGGTTAAGGGCAAACCACGCATTGGTACTACAGGAAGAAAATAA
- the LOC107622364 gene encoding BRASSINOSTEROID INSENSITIVE 1-associated receptor kinase 1: MGNVEMVTSTCKGSFLVCAILVLDLVLKVSGNAEGDALNALKSNLQDPNNVLQSWDATLVNPCTWFHVTCNSDNSVTRVDLGNADLSGTLVPNLGNLPNLQYLELYSNNITGKIPDELGNLTNLVSLDLYLNVLTGPIPATLGKLSNLRFLRLNNNTLSGGIPMSLTGITSLQVLDLSNNHLKGTVPVNGSFSLFTPISYQNNPDLIQPKNAPSAPLSPPSAPSSGNSATGAIAGGVAAGAALLFAAPAIALAYWRRRKPQDHFFDVPAEEDPEVHLGQLKRFSLRELQVATDNFSNKHILGRGGFGKVYKGRLADGSLVAVKRLKEERTQGGELQFQTEVEMISMAVHRNLLRLRGFCMTPTERLLVYPFMVNGSVASCLRERNESQPPLDWPIRKRIALGAARGLAYLHDHCDPKIIHRDVKAANILLDEEFEAVVGDFGLAKLMDYKDTHVTTAVRGTIGHIAPEYLSTGKSSEKTDVFGYGVMLLELITGQRAFDLARLANDDDVMLLDWVKGLLKDKKLETLVDADLQGNYIDEEVEQLIQVALLCTQGSPMERPKMSEVVRMLEGDGLAEKWEQWQKEEMFRQDFNHIHHPNANWIVDSTSHIQADELSGPR, from the exons ATGGGAAACGTGGAGATGGTGACTTCAACTTGCAAGGGTTCTTTTCTTGTTTGTGCAATTTTGGTGCTTGATTTGGTGCTTAAGGTCTCTGGCAATGCAGAAG GTGATGCCCTAAATGCATTGAAGAGCAACTTACAAGATCCTAACAATGTTCTTCAAAGCTGGGATGCCACCCTTGTCAATCCATGCACATGGTTTCATGTTACATGCAATAGTGATAATAGTGTGACCCGTGT TGATCTTGGAAATGCAGATCTATCGGGTACATTGGTTCCAAACCTTGGTAATCTACCAAATTTACAGTACCT GGAGCTTTATAGTAATAATATAACTGGAAAAATCCCAGACGAGCTTGGAAATTTGACAAACTTGGTGAGCTTGGATCTTTACTTGAATGTGCTAACTGGTCCAATACCAGCTACATTGGGCAAGCTTAGTAATCTACGCTTCCT GCGTCTCAACAATAACACCTTGTCAGGAGGCATTCCCATGTCTTTGACCGGGATCACTTCACTGCAAGTTCT TGATCTCTCAAACAACCACCTAAAAGGAACTGTGCCAGTCAATGGTTCATTTTCATTGTTTACTCCGATCAG TTATCAAAATAATCCTGACTTGATACAACCAAAGAATGCTCCTTCTGCACCATTATCTCCTCCATCAGCACCTTCTTCAG GTAACAGTGCTACTGGAGCTATTGCTGGAGGAGTTGCTGCAGGTGCTGCTTTGTTGTTTGCAGCCCCTGCTATCGCACTTGCATATTGGCGAAGAAGGAAGCCTCAGGATCATTTCTTTGATGTCCCTG CTGAGGAGGATCCTGAAGTTCACCTAGGCCAGCTTAAAAGGTTTTCGCTGCGTGAGCTGCAAGTTGCAACAGATAACTTTAGTAACAAACATATTCTTGGTAGAGGTGGATTTGGGAAGGTATATAAAGGGCGTTTAGCTGATGGTAGTCTTGTAGCAGTAAAAAGGCTGAAAGAGGAGCGCACACAGGGTGGGGAGCTGCAATTTCAAACAGAGGTGGAAATGATCAGCATGGCCGTGCATCGCAATTTGCTTCGGCTCCGTGGTTTTTGCATGACACCTACTGAACGGTTGCTTGTGTATCCTTTCATGGTTAACGGAAGTGTGGCATCATGTTTACGAG AACGTAATGAATCTCAACCGCCACTTGACTGGCCAATACGCAAGCGTATTGCATTGGGAGCTGCTAGGGGGCTTGCTTATTTGCACGACCATTGTGACCCTAAGATTATTCATCGTGATGTCAAAGCTGCAAATATATTATTGGATGAAGAATTTGAAGCAGTTGTTGGAGATTTTGGCTTAGCGAAACTTATGGATTACAAAGATACTCATGTTACCACTGCTGTACGTGGTACAATTGGGCATATAGCACCAGAGTACCTCTCAACTGGGAAGTCGTCAGAGAAGACTGATGTTTTTGGATACGGTGTGATGCTTCTTGAACTAATAACCGGGCAGAGGGCTTTCGATCTGGCTCGACTTGCCAATGATGATGATGTCATGTTGCTTGATTGG GTTAAAGGGCTTCTTAAAGACAAGAAGTTGGAAACACTGGTTGACGCGGATCTGCAGGGCAATTATATCGATGAGGAGGTAGAGCAGTTAATCCAAGTAGCGTTGCTATGCACACAAGGCTCCCCTATGGAAAGACCGAAGATGTCCGAGGTGGTTAGAATGCTAGAAGGCGACGGTTTGGCCGAAAAATGGGAGCAGTGGCAGAAAGAGGAGATGTTCCGTCAAGATTTCAACCACATCCATCACCCCAATGCAAATTGGATAGTAGACTCTACTTCTCACATCCAAGCAGATGAACTATCTGGTCCTAGATGA
- the LOC107622365 gene encoding BRASSINOSTEROID INSENSITIVE 1-associated receptor kinase 1 isoform X1 yields MGNVEMVTSTCKGSFLVCAILLLDLVLKVSGNAEGDALNALKSNLQDPNNVLQSWDATLVNPCTWFHVTCNSDNSVTRVDLGNADLSGTLVPNLGNLPNLQYLELFNNNITGKIPDELGNLKNLVSLDLYLNVLTGPIPATLGKLSYLRVLRLNNNALSGGIPMSLTRINTLQVLDLSNNQLKGTVPVNGSFSMFTPISFQNNPGLIQPKM; encoded by the exons ATGGGAAACGTGGAGATGGTGACTTCAACTTGCAAGGGTTCTTTTCTTGTTTGTGCAATTTTGCTGCTTGATTTGGTGCTTAAGGTCTCTGGCAATGCAGAAG GCGATGCCCTAAATGCATTGAAGAGCAACCTACAAGATCCTAACAATGTTCTTCAAAGCTGGGATGCCACCCTTGTCAATCCATGCACATGGTTTCATGTTACATGCAATAGTGATAATAGTGTGACCCGTGT TGATCTTGGAAATGCAGATCTATCGGGTACATTGGTTCCAAACCTTGGTAATCTACCAAATTTACAGTACCT GGAgctttttaataataatataactGGAAAAATCCCAGACGAGCTTGGAAATTTGAAAAACTTGGTGAGCTTGGATCTTTACTTGAATGTGCTAACTGGTCCAATACCAGCTACATTGGGCAAGCTTAGTTATCTACGCGTCCT GCGTCTCAACAATAACGCCTTGTCAGGAGGCATTCCCATGTCTTTGACCAGGATCAATACACTGCAAGTTCT TGATCTCTCAAACAACCAGCTAAAAGGGACTGTGCCAGTCAATGGTTCATTTTCAATGTTTACTCCGATCAG TTTTCAAAATAATCCTGGCTTGATACAACCAAAGATGTAG
- the LOC107622365 gene encoding BRASSINOSTEROID INSENSITIVE 1-associated receptor kinase 1 isoform X2: MGNVEMVTSTCKGSFLVCAILLLDLVLKVSGNAEGDALNALKSNLQDPNNVLQSWDATLVNPCTWFHVTCNSDNSVTRVDLGNADLSGTLVPNLGNLPNLQYLRLNNNALSGGIPMSLTRINTLQVLDLSNNQLKGTVPVNGSFSMFTPISFQNNPGLIQPKM, translated from the exons ATGGGAAACGTGGAGATGGTGACTTCAACTTGCAAGGGTTCTTTTCTTGTTTGTGCAATTTTGCTGCTTGATTTGGTGCTTAAGGTCTCTGGCAATGCAGAAG GCGATGCCCTAAATGCATTGAAGAGCAACCTACAAGATCCTAACAATGTTCTTCAAAGCTGGGATGCCACCCTTGTCAATCCATGCACATGGTTTCATGTTACATGCAATAGTGATAATAGTGTGACCCGTGT TGATCTTGGAAATGCAGATCTATCGGGTACATTGGTTCCAAACCTTGGTAATCTACCAAATTTACAGTACCT GCGTCTCAACAATAACGCCTTGTCAGGAGGCATTCCCATGTCTTTGACCAGGATCAATACACTGCAAGTTCT TGATCTCTCAAACAACCAGCTAAAAGGGACTGTGCCAGTCAATGGTTCATTTTCAATGTTTACTCCGATCAG TTTTCAAAATAATCCTGGCTTGATACAACCAAAGATGTAG